From Cydia strobilella chromosome 7, ilCydStro3.1, whole genome shotgun sequence, one genomic window encodes:
- the LOC134742704 gene encoding uncharacterized protein LOC134742704: MGVPRSPLEAAASLRALPALQHEEIHDEFGQYALRYVTAEGTVVSERGRLIPSPSGGHVLITEGETSYIGDDGKTRITKYTAGLDGYQVEESTA, encoded by the coding sequence ATGGGAGTCCCTCGTAGCCCTCTCGAGGCTGCAGCGTCCCTTCGCGCGCTCCCTGCGCTCCAACATGAGGAGATCCACGACGAATTCGGGCAGTACGCGCTCCGTTACGTCACGGCCGAGGGCACCGTGGTCTCCGAGAGAGGCCGCCTGATCCCCTCCCCCAGCGGCGGACATGTCCTTATCACCGAGGGAGAGACCTCGTACATCGGCGACGATGGCAAGACCCGCATCACCAAATACACCGCCGGTCTTGATGGCTACCAGGTTGAGGAGTCGACCGCTTGA
- the LOC134742770 gene encoding uncharacterized protein LOC134742770 gives MLRLTICLLVAKTAFALNAFPIDNTGYHPVGPDTNLVFNFQQIRRDQPAQIELREENIHKYMNRPTTTTPTPIDNGDMSPMRAENPTPYTAEQWDAVLKAPKYDGPVANWKSVPAPPTFPHWDNLASNQNNYEHHRQPIVVTEEPAQWQEPEIRGRAVSSFSSTFEPVTSAPVTFAPRAAVRHSPRGNHRFNWNDGTTQAPTTTPINVPTAAPSRMPPPPVPTLSPWYDGF, from the coding sequence ATGTTGCGTCTAACAATCTGCCTGTTAGTGGCCAAAACGGCATTCGCTTTAAATGCGTTCCCGATTGATAATACAGGCTATCACCCAGTTGGACCAGACACCAACCTGGTGTTCAACTTCCAACAAATAAGACGGGACCAGCCCGCACAAATCGAGTTGAGGGAAGAAAACATTCACAAGTACATGAACAGACCCACAACGACCACTCCTACCCCTATCGATAATGGAGACATGAGCCCAATGCGGGCGGAAAATCCTACTCCGTACACTGCGGAGCAATGGGATGCGGTGCTAAAAGCCCCCAAATATGACGGCCCAGTAGCAAACTGGAAGAGCGTGCCCGCCCCTCCTACCTTCCCTCATTGGGACAACTTGGCAAGCAACCAAAACAATTACGAACACCACAGGCAGCCGATCGTGGTCACAGAGGAGCCGGCCCAATGGCAGGAACCTGAGATTCGAGGCCGTGCTGTGTCAAGCTTTTCTTCGACATTTGAGCCGGTGACCTCTGCGCCGGTGACCTTTGCACCAAGGGCTGCCGTGCGACACAGCCCTAGAGGGAACCACAGATTCAACTGGAACGATGGGACCACTCAAGCCCCAACCACGACGCCCATCAACGTTCCAACGGCAGCCCCCAGTCGCATGCCGCCCCCACCTGTGCCCACCCTGTCCCCGTGGTATGATGGTTTCTAA